The Filimonas lacunae genomic sequence TTCATCTTTCCCGGTTCTATTACCGAACCATTGTTACTGCCACATGCTGCCAGTAATACCACCAGCATTACCATCATACTATACTTCATCATTTCAACTCCTGCTTATACTTGCTTAGGTTAGGAATATCCAGTTGGGATAGCAAATCGGCTGCCCGTATTTTATCCTGCGGCGCCGCCTTTTTAAATATGCCTATCATTTCTGCAGATTTGCCTTGCATAAAAAACTGCAAAATCATCGTGTTAGGGCTTTCCTGGTTCATAGCCTGCAGGCGGGTTAAAGCTTCCAATATGCTTTTACGTCCGTCGTTCTCTTTCTCAAACATTTGATCCAGCCCTTTTCTATAGTAACTGTAAATAGCATCATGTATGATATTGTAGCGGGTATTGATAAGGTTTTCAGATAACCAGTAACGGTTGCGCAAACCATCAAATGCACGCCAGCCACTGATATTTCTGCTTTCAGGGGCATTGTTTACAATACTCTGCGCCTTTTGAAAATAAATGGCGCCTGCCTTGGGAGCAAACGAATCGTAATCAAATCCAAGTATCATATACACATAAAAAGCCAGCGTTGCTGTAAGGTTTCCCTCCAGAGGATCATTGCCCTGTACCCTGTTTTCGTTAAACTCAATGGGCTGAAACTCCTGGTACTTAAACGTATATTCTGCGTCCTGGTAATTCACCAGTGCCGCCTGGTAAGAAGAGCTATAAACAGGGCGTGCAGCCTGCACCGTTAAGCTGGCCTTGAACACGTTTTGCTCTACCATGTCAGTGATCGTTATTAAAAAATTACATCCAATCCTCTCCTGCGGCTGGTAAGTATCACTGGTCCACTTGCGGTTATTTAACAGGTTGGTTAACTGATTTTGCAAAGTGGTAAATATCTTTTTATCAATATTGTTATACACACGTTGCGACATCACCGTTACCTTGGCCTGCAACTCCTGTGCACTGGCAGCATTTGCCAGCAACACAAGCAGGAATAATAAGCACCACGAACGTTTTATCATACCATTCTTTTGCTGATTACATTTACGATATCTCTTGCAATATCCTCTTTTGTTTTTACTTCAGACTCATATACCACACCCGATTTGTCGAATATCGAAACCTGGTTGGTATCTATTCCAAAACCGGCATTTTTATTCCGTAAAGAGTTCAGCACAATCAAATCGGCATTTTTAGCAGCCAGTTTCTTTTGGGCATTCGCCTCTTCATCATTGGTTTCCAGCGCAAACCCTACCAGCAACTGGTGGTCTTTCTTAACACCACCCAGGCTTTTCAAAATGTCTTTGGTTTTCACCAGCGACAAGGTAAAGGTTTCTTCTGTTTTCTTTATTTTTTGCGGAGCCACTTCTGCAGGGGAATAATCGGCCACGGCAGCAGCCAGCACCGCTATATCGGTAGCTGCAAAGTGCTGCATACAGGCTTCATACATTTCCTGCGCAGTTTTCACTCCTATCAGCTGAATATCAGCATTGTGTGTTTGCAAATCGGTAGGCCCTGCCACCATCAGCACTTCTGCACCACGCTCGTAAAAGGCATTGGCCAGTGCAAACCCCATTTTACCGGAAGAATGGTTGCCGATAAAACGAACAGGATCTAAAGGTTCATAAGTGGGGCCGGCAGTGATCAACACTTTTTTGCCTGCAAATTCATTGGTACGAAAAAAATGGTGGGCCAGGTAATTGACTATTTCTTCCGGTTCTGCCATCCGGCCATCGCCAAACAAGCCACTGGCCAGTTCGCCGTTGCCTACCGGGATAATATAATTACCATAGCTTTTTAGTAGCTCCAGGTTATTACGGGTAGCGGGATGGTGCCACATATCTTCATCCATGGCAGGCGCCACGGCTACCGGACAAGTAGCAGATAAATACACGGCCAGCAACAAATTATCACATTGCCCATGCGTCATTTTAGCAAGAGTATTGCAACTTAAAGGAGCTATTACCATTACATCGGCCCAGCGGCCTAACATTACATGGTTAGCCCAGGTTTGCTGATCGCTCAGTTCGCTCAGCACTTCCGTTTTGGCCAGCGTAGATAATGTAAGCGGAGATACAAAAGAAGCGGCGGCAGGTGTCATCACAATACGTACTTCTGCGCCTTTTTTCATCAACAGCCTTACCAGCAATATGGCTTTATAAGCCGCAATACTACCGGTAATGCCAATCAGTATTTTTTTACCAGATAACATGTTTGTGCCAATGCTTGGTCAAAATAACAAAAAACGACAGTGTAGCACTGTCGTTTCACTATATTTATTTTATCGTTACAACGCCCTGTTATCTAAACAGGTCGTCATCATTTTTACGATAGTAAACTTTGTTCTCCATAAATTCCTGGGTAGCCAGGATCGCTGGATTAGGCATTCTTTCATAAGCCCTGGATATTTCTATCTGCTCTTTGTTTTCGTGCACTTCTTCCAGGCTGTCTGTATGGCTGGCAAACTCTTCCAGTTTATTATGCAGTTCTTCTCTTACTGCAATATTAATCTGGTTAGCTCTTTTAGCTATAATAGCAATAGACTCATACAGGTTGCCAGTATAACCCTTAATGTCTACCAGGCTTTTAGTTTCAACAACGCTGGGTATATTAGCGCTAATCTGCCGTCTTAGCTTGCTCATTTTTTACAGTTTTAATATAGTTCTCAGAAAGTGTTTTATAATTAGCTACTTCCGCTGCATGTTTGCTTTCGGGGAAGCGCTGCTTAAATTCCAATGCTTCGGTAATTACCTTCTCAAAACGCTCTTCCTGCTTGTCCAGGATACTTAATTCAGCGTATTTGTAGTACGATCTGATAATAAGCAATTTATATTCATCACTCTTATCAGAATCGGGGTAATCATCCATTAACAGGTTAAATACAATGGCTGCTGCCTTATAATAACCCAGGTTAAAGTACAGTTCACCACTTTTAAAATCCTTCAGCTCCAACTTAGCACGGCATAAATCAATCAGCTCTCCTGCTTCTTTTGCTTTAGCACTGCCAGGATGCATATTGATAAACGCCTGCATCAGACCAATTGTTTTGGTAGTAGGCGTTTGATCCAGCTCTACCTTCGGCGATTGCTTCCAATAGCAAAAAGCCCTCATATATTCACATTCCTCTGCCCGGGGGTTAGTAGGAAAGTTATCTACATAAGACTTAAATATGTTCTCGGCGTTCAGATAGTCTTTCTGATAAAAGTAGCTATACGCGTTTTTATAGTACATTTCTTCAAAACGAGGCGTGCCCTTGAAATAAGGAAACAACTCGTCAAAAAGCTGTTGCGCATAGGTATACCTCTTTTGCGCATAATAGTTCTCGGCCATTTTGTACCGGTACTCATTATCCTTACTCTTCATCGTCCGGCTAAATCTGGACGCACAGGAAGAACTGACGATACAAATAAGTGCGAAATAAACAGCTCTCTTCATAAAGTGGGCAAAATTAAGGTTTTACCCGCAATATAGAACGGACAGCCATTCAGCAGGCACCTTAATTTCCGAAATTATAGTTAATTATGGAATATCCGCCCATAACAGGCAAAAAAAAGAGCGTTAGTTATAACGCCCTCTCTTTTAAGTAAGACAATGAAAAACAATCAATTGTCGCTATTTAGCTAACGTAAACACCAAACTGGCCCGTAAAGACTGGCGTATGGGGTTATTGTTAATATCTTTTCCTGTAGGAATTAAATAGGAGAAATTAGCCCCCAGCCACTGAAATTTCATTCCCACGCCCAGCGTAGCATAGCTGCGTCCCCCTTTCCATCTGTTTTCGTAAAAATAACCACCACGTATGCCAATCATATCATCATAATTGTATTCCAGGCCAGATGATACCTGCCATTCCTTTAATTCTTCACTAAATCCACCCGGCGCATCACCAAACGAGCTAAACCAGCTGGATACCACTCCTTTGTCCCGGTAAACTTTCATAGAAGAGTCAGATGTGTTTTCCGGTGGTGTAGGCACCATTAGTTTATTCAGATCCAACGCCCAGGTAAGCTTGCTGGTTTCATCCAGCCTCCAGGTATAAGCAGCTCCCAGGCCCAGGTTGGCTGGTATATAATCCTGGTCAATGGCATTATTGGAATATGACACCTTCGATCCCAGGTTGCTTAAAGTCAGGCCTGCACTCCAGCCAGCCCCCTTATCATTTAACCCCTGATAATAGAGTGTTACATCTGCGGCAGCAGCATGCCCAGCTTTATAAGTATAACCATTCACACTGTAATTATTGGCAAGACCTGAATAAATATACCGTAATGCAACACTTATTGCAAAACGCTTACTTAATGCCCGGCTATACCCCGCATCAATAGCATATTCATTGGGCTTGGCAGTTTGCAGCAACTGACCATTTTCATCAGCATACTGAACTTCCCCCATATTAAAATAACGCATACCAATGCTTACCGCCTGATCGTTACCAAATTTAAGATAACCTGCCATGGAAGCCAGAAACACATCATGCGGCCCTGCACTACGCATCCAGGGTGCATACGTTACACTAAGGGCTGAGCGTTCTTTGGCAAAAGCCAGTTTAGAGCGATTCCAGAAAACAGCAGAAGCGTCGGGCGATACCGCAATAGCAGCATCTCCCATTCCGCCGGCCCGTGCGTCGGCCGACATACGCAACATGGGCACTGCCGAGCTTACTATACTCATAGTATGGTCCTGTGCATGTACCGCATTAGCCCATCCCCCCACACAACAGATACCTGCTACAGCCAGCAATTTTAATTTCATAACCAATGTGTAATAAGTGATGAATAAGAACCATTATGATTTTTTGGCAGCAGGCTGTTTCACTGCGCTCTTTGTTGCCGGAGCAGGCTCTGGCTTCATGTCCATTTGCGCTTTTATATTATCCGGCAAAACAGGCGCAGCTGTTTTAATTGCATCTGGCTTAGGAGCCTCCGCGCTGCTGGGTAATGCTGTAGCAGTGGCTTTATTAGCACCACTATTTGTTCCGCCAAACCTACCCGCAGTACGCGCAACAGATTTACCACCACCCTCTTTCATAGGCGCTTTGCTAAAGCGACTCATATCCAAACTCTTTGTTTGCACGCCAGACGTTCCTACAGTACGTGCTGCTGATTTGCTGTCATCTGCTTTAACAGGCGCTTTGCTAAAGCGACTCACATCCGGCACTTTTGTTTGGGCATGTAGTGCAGAACTGGCAAGCAGGCATAACAACAAAAAAGCAATGTTATAGTATAGTTTATTAGTTTTCATATCTTTTTATTTTACCTTATTTAACCTTACTTCACACTTACCAGCACTTTAATTTTACCGGTTTCGCCATCAAAGTTTTCTAAAGCTTTACCCAATACCTGTCCGGTGCGTACCTTATCCATATCCGCTTTCATAGCATAACCCGCACGTGAAGCAGTCACCAGCATATCGCCACGTTTAACAGGACCGTTTTCGTTACACACTTTAGTAGGAATAACACCAATAACGCCCATAGGTACTTTACTGCTTTGATCAACGTCAATGCTATCTTCTGTTAATAACACACCGGGATTAGTAGCGTACACGCCTGCTACCAGAGTAGAATAAGGAGTAGCTGATTTTTCAACTGAGCGATCGCCAGAGGTAGCAATTACCAACACATCTCCTGGTTCGTAAGCAGTACGGTCGCCGGTAACATCAAATGATTCCGCTATGTCAGCCCCGCTATTTTGCGTGCCGCCGTTAAAGAACCCTCTGCCCGCTTTGTTAATACGTACGATATTACTCCCAGCACTTTGAAAAGTAGCCAGATTACCCGATGCACCAGTGTGGTTAATGAGTAAAGCATTACCTGTTCCGGCATTATTAATTTGTACAGTGTTTTGTCCATTAGCCGTATTGAAATTGGCAAATCTACCTGCACGGCCGGTACCAAAATTGGGAGTCCACCCAAACACAGCACTACCATTACCATCACAGGTGCTCTCAACCCCATCGCCATCTTTACCGGCATTAGCTGTAATACCATTGCCATTACCATCAGCCAAAGCAAGAACAGCAGGACCATTGCCGGCTGTATTAGAAGCATAGAATAAGCCTGCATAACCACCGGTACCAGATGAAACACCGTATACACCTGCTGTGCCGAAGTTGGCAAAAATGGAATTCACTTCGCCTTTTATTGCTGCAGAAGTACCCTGGGTATTATCCACTTTAAAACTACCTGCGTTACCATTACCCACTGTTTTAGCAGTAAGCAGCTCGGTAGTATTAGAGCTATTGAAATTTTCAAAACGTGCTGCCTTACCGGTTGCAAAAGAAGGTACCCAGCCATATACTGCTGTACCAGCACCATCTATATTGGCTTCCACTGCATTACCATCTTTGCCTGCATTAGCTGTAATGGCATTACCATTACCGTCTGTCAAGGCCACTAATGCATGACCATTACCAGCAGGATTCGATGCATAGAATAAACCTGCACGCCCCCCCGTTCCGGATGAGATACCAAAGATGCCGGCAGCGCCAAAGTTTCCGAATATAGTATTTACTTCTCCTCTTACGGCAGCAGCCACACTATTGGTATTATCTACAATAAAGGATGCAGCATTACCTTGCGTATCATCCGGGATACTACCATTACTATTGCTTACTACTTCCAATGTGTTCACTTCATTACTACTATTGAAGTTTTCAAAACGTCCTGCACGGCCTGTACTGTTGTTAAGTCCCACCTGGCCATACACGCCTATTGCATTACCCGAAGTGTTTGTTGAAATAAAACCTCTTACACCATAACCACCACCATCATTACGGCCTACAACAGCTCCTGCAATATCACTGGTAGTACGTCCAACCACCGCTTCGCCCGCACCATTGTTATCTCCTATAATGCCGGCAGAAGTTTGTGCAGAAGTAGCACCATGTACCGCAAAACCAGCACCTGTAAAGCTTTCTATCCCTGCTCCATTACCTGTAGTGCTTACATTGACTACGGTGCCATTACCTACAGTACTCGCATTGAATACATTGTTATTATTGGAATTATTGAATATGGAAAAATTAGCTGCAATGCCATTGGTACTGGTAGCATTTAAACCGGTACCAGAGTTACTGTTGGCATATACACCATAACCGTTACCAGAGGAGTTACCGTATACACCTAAACCGTTAGGCGTAACACCATACACACCCCAGCCAGATCCGTTTTGTGAACCCCAAACCCCTATACCTAAGCCACCGGTACCATTGTTGATTCCTCTTACTGCAGAAGAAAAACCACCTGGTGCTGTAGAATTCACTATACCTCTTACAGCCGCAATGCTGGAAGTGGTTACATTAGATATACCTTCTATTGGCGTACCATCACCATCATTGGTAAGCGAGAACAAAGTGCTCGCATTGTTTTCATTGGCAACATATGGCAGTGCAAAGCCTCCGGCACCAGGAGAAGGCTTCCAGTTAGTACCATCAAACTGTAAGTATTGACCAGCAGCAGGTGCAGTATTAATTACCGGAAATCCCTGCAGCTTTATTACAACCGGATTAGGATAGTTGCCGGATAAATCGCCACCGGCTACACCACTGGTAATTTCACCGGAAGGACCGGCAGGGCCTTGTGGACCAGCGGGACCAGTAGCACCTACAGGACCAATAGGGCCAGCAGGACCTGT encodes the following:
- the porD gene encoding type IX secretion system protein PorD, whose protein sequence is MIKRSWCLLFLLVLLANAASAQELQAKVTVMSQRVYNNIDKKIFTTLQNQLTNLLNNRKWTSDTYQPQERIGCNFLITITDMVEQNVFKASLTVQAARPVYSSSYQAALVNYQDAEYTFKYQEFQPIEFNENRVQGNDPLEGNLTATLAFYVYMILGFDYDSFAPKAGAIYFQKAQSIVNNAPESRNISGWRAFDGLRNRYWLSENLINTRYNIIHDAIYSYYRKGLDQMFEKENDGRKSILEALTRLQAMNQESPNTMILQFFMQGKSAEMIGIFKKAAPQDKIRAADLLSQLDIPNLSKYKQELK
- the coaBC gene encoding bifunctional phosphopantothenoylcysteine decarboxylase/phosphopantothenate--cysteine ligase CoaBC; amino-acid sequence: MLSGKKILIGITGSIAAYKAILLVRLLMKKGAEVRIVMTPAAASFVSPLTLSTLAKTEVLSELSDQQTWANHVMLGRWADVMVIAPLSCNTLAKMTHGQCDNLLLAVYLSATCPVAVAPAMDEDMWHHPATRNNLELLKSYGNYIIPVGNGELASGLFGDGRMAEPEEIVNYLAHHFFRTNEFAGKKVLITAGPTYEPLDPVRFIGNHSSGKMGFALANAFYERGAEVLMVAGPTDLQTHNADIQLIGVKTAQEMYEACMQHFAATDIAVLAAAVADYSPAEVAPQKIKKTEETFTLSLVKTKDILKSLGGVKKDHQLLVGFALETNDEEANAQKKLAAKNADLIVLNSLRNKNAGFGIDTNQVSIFDKSGVVYESEVKTKEDIARDIVNVISKRMV
- a CDS encoding DNA-directed RNA polymerase subunit omega, encoding MSKLRRQISANIPSVVETKSLVDIKGYTGNLYESIAIIAKRANQINIAVREELHNKLEEFASHTDSLEEVHENKEQIEISRAYERMPNPAILATQEFMENKVYYRKNDDDLFR
- a CDS encoding outer membrane protein assembly factor BamD, with the translated sequence MKRAVYFALICIVSSSCASRFSRTMKSKDNEYRYKMAENYYAQKRYTYAQQLFDELFPYFKGTPRFEEMYYKNAYSYFYQKDYLNAENIFKSYVDNFPTNPRAEECEYMRAFCYWKQSPKVELDQTPTTKTIGLMQAFINMHPGSAKAKEAGELIDLCRAKLELKDFKSGELYFNLGYYKAAAIVFNLLMDDYPDSDKSDEYKLLIIRSYYKYAELSILDKQEERFEKVITEALEFKQRFPESKHAAEVANYKTLSENYIKTVKNEQAKTAD
- the porV gene encoding type IX secretion system outer membrane channel protein PorV is translated as MKLKLLAVAGICCVGGWANAVHAQDHTMSIVSSAVPMLRMSADARAGGMGDAAIAVSPDASAVFWNRSKLAFAKERSALSVTYAPWMRSAGPHDVFLASMAGYLKFGNDQAVSIGMRYFNMGEVQYADENGQLLQTAKPNEYAIDAGYSRALSKRFAISVALRYIYSGLANNYSVNGYTYKAGHAAAADVTLYYQGLNDKGAGWSAGLTLSNLGSKVSYSNNAIDQDYIPANLGLGAAYTWRLDETSKLTWALDLNKLMVPTPPENTSDSSMKVYRDKGVVSSWFSSFGDAPGGFSEELKEWQVSSGLEYNYDDMIGIRGGYFYENRWKGGRSYATLGVGMKFQWLGANFSYLIPTGKDINNNPIRQSLRASLVFTLAK
- a CDS encoding beta strand repeat-containing protein; translation: MKKELYSLIACLLLCLSVCAQAPQAFNYQGVARTVDGNIIAQKKISLRISVHNASATGETVYQEVHKLETNAFGHFAIMIGKGTPTGDAFNTVTWGSGEKHLQTEIDINGGTSFSDMGTTQLLSVPYALFAASGNPGPAGPAGDPGPQGLPGAAGPAGATGPAGPAGPAGPQGTPGLPGLPGAVGATGPAGATGPAGPIGPVGATGPAGPQGPAGPSGEITSGVAGGDLSGNYPNPVVIKLQGFPVINTAPAAGQYLQFDGTNWKPSPGAGGFALPYVANENNASTLFSLTNDGDGTPIEGISNVTTSSIAAVRGIVNSTAPGGFSSAVRGINNGTGGLGIGVWGSQNGSGWGVYGVTPNGLGVYGNSSGNGYGVYANSNSGTGLNATSTNGIAANFSIFNNSNNNNVFNASTVGNGTVVNVSTTGNGAGIESFTGAGFAVHGATSAQTSAGIIGDNNGAGEAVVGRTTSDIAGAVVGRNDGGGYGVRGFISTNTSGNAIGVYGQVGLNNSTGRAGRFENFNSSNEVNTLEVVSNSNGSIPDDTQGNAASFIVDNTNSVAAAVRGEVNTIFGNFGAAGIFGISSGTGGRAGLFYASNPAGNGHALVALTDGNGNAITANAGKDGNAVEANIDGAGTAVYGWVPSFATGKAARFENFNSSNTTELLTAKTVGNGNAGSFKVDNTQGTSAAIKGEVNSIFANFGTAGVYGVSSGTGGYAGLFYASNTAGNGPAVLALADGNGNGITANAGKDGDGVESTCDGNGSAVFGWTPNFGTGRAGRFANFNTANGQNTVQINNAGTGNALLINHTGASGNLATFQSAGSNIVRINKAGRGFFNGGTQNSGADIAESFDVTGDRTAYEPGDVLVIATSGDRSVEKSATPYSTLVAGVYATNPGVLLTEDSIDVDQSSKVPMGVIGVIPTKVCNENGPVKRGDMLVTASRAGYAMKADMDKVRTGQVLGKALENFDGETGKIKVLVSVK